One part of the Ranitomeya imitator isolate aRanImi1 chromosome 10, aRanImi1.pri, whole genome shotgun sequence genome encodes these proteins:
- the LOC138651286 gene encoding chemerin-like receptor 1, with amino-acid sequence MENVTHFASLENDTDAEYTDYYETNNGIDNYKTIAIVSICFVLIGSVFCLMAIIGNGLVIWFGFFKMRKTVNVVWFLSLAIADFFFALSIPVYIAQFLLQIWSKFLCKLMPLLLYLNTSVSVLQLTVISVDRCICVVFPVWCHNHRRPRLAFIIAMIIWIISLALATPSMLSANTYNGTFCTFNLRGSIFVKKTIFGFVFYFLLPYIIIVSCYIVVVFYMRRKRIFSSSKPLKTILAIIIAFFICWLPSYLFSFYIIFGSSWINAYVLYYGALIAIVLIIMNSCINPILYVFIGQDFKKKCCGSFQATFEKAFIDDKEKGDCEKQERNIALTRTYTKDI; translated from the coding sequence ATGGAGAATGTAACACATTTTGCTTCCCTGGAAAATGACACAGATGCGGAATATACAGATTATTATGAAACCAATAACGGAATTGACAATTATAAAACCATAGCCATAGTGAGCATTTGCTTTGTCTTGATTGGGTCAGTGTTTTGTTTGATGGCAATCATTGGAAACGGTCTTGTCATCTGGTTCGGCTTCTTCAAGATGAGAAAGACAGTCAACGTCGTGTGGTTCCTCAGCTTGGCCATCGCTGATTTCTTCTTTGCATTATCGATTCCTGTGTACATTGCACAGTTTTTATTACAAATTTGGTCAAAATTTTTGTGCAAGCTAATGCCACTACTTTTATATCTTAACACGTCCGTCAGTGTCCTCCAGCTCACGGTCATCAGTGTAGACCGATGCATCTGTGTCGTGTTCCCGGTATGGTGTCATAACCACCGGAGGCCAAGATTGGCTTTTATCATTGCCATGATCATTTGGATAATTTCATTAGCCCTTGCTACACCCAGCATGTTATCTGCAAACACTTACAATGGAACATTTTGCACATTCAACCTCCGTGGATCTATTTTTGTAAAAAAGACAATTTTTGGCTTTGTTTTCTACTTTCTTTTACCTTATATTATCATTGTCTCCTGTTACATCGTGGTTGTCTTTTACATGAGAAGGAAACGCATCTTCTCATCTTCTAAGCCTTTGAAAACCATCTtggccatcatcattgccttctttATCTGTTGGTTGCCCAGTTACTTGTTTTCCTTTTATATAATATTTGGATCCAGTTGGATTAATGCTTATGTACTTTATTATGGAGCTCTTATTGCCATTGTCCTAATAATCATGAATTCTTGCATTAACCCCATCCTCTACGTTTTCATTGGTCAAGATTTCAAGAAAAAATGTTGTGGTTCATTTCAGGCCACGTTTGAGAAGGCGTTCATTGATGACAAGGAGAAGGGAGACTGCGAGAAGCAAGAACGGAATATCGCTCTTACAAGGACCTACACAAAAGACATATAA